Proteins found in one Candidatus Amarolinea dominans genomic segment:
- a CDS encoding alpha-amylase: MKAFRFVSLLVVLTMLLGLAPVGSASVAPAATPNLLVTFPGGYVSAAGLGNDWDPSNTNTQASDGNSDQVWKFTTNAIPAGSYEFKATVGGTWDENYGLNGVPGGPNVPFTTVGGETVHFYYDRRDGNMVASRPNYRIPVLVGSLMGVLGGQDWAPDNLVGWLKDRDSDGWFETSFDIPAGSYEYKVALNESWDENYGAGGVPGGPNIGLVVPGAEGTRTVVTFGYNDTTHQIRDSINNPPAPQVGDDNIWWDGLGHDSRSGLYRDPFGAVTKNSNVTLRFRTYANDVQRVKARVWDSAQQGQTVYNMAKVATDPDANLFGYEYWETTLNVGANLSILYYRFIIEDGTAVVYYEDDAARDGGWGQPYNSSPDVSWNIYVYEPGFDTPAWARNAIIYQVFPDRFRNGDASNDPTAVDWFYPQERGHRFPITPWNTIVPDPEPNDPTANPDWYGTYSSTSYGGDLQGLISKLGYLQNLGVTTVYLNPIFDSPSNHKYDGRSYLRIDPTMGVLGDDTATLALFEQLTTQAHNRDMYIVLDGVPNHVSSDSPFFDRFGRHPEVGACEDLNSPYRTWFFFQPANPPGSGVCAGDTNYTGWFGVQTLPQINTAHPDVLNYWFGPNGVATYWLARGADGWRIDVVPDIVGVNPTFFETFRTVVKTSYPDAMLFSETWGEDDAKFRLLGDEFDSTMNYRFRKAMLGFMRDTVWSDNDNNGDNTINPLSPTQFDNMMRTIQEDYPAPAFESAMNLLGSHDTNRPVRVLDHDGIAGGQPVNGFQDGRERLALLAVVQMTVPGAPTIYYGDEVGLAGYGSDIPRDDPYNRQPYPWSDEAGYGTLPAWRQADTDLLQHYRTLTSLRNSKSFLRTGSWNTLETDDANKVLVYGRRDNTGVAVIAINRDTVAHDVTLDVDGYVPEGAVLDDGLEPGTSLTVGAARTMTFNVSGMGARVWVSRPGLDMTRPSAPTGLTASEGSGSVILNWDAPADAVVAGYHVYRSVVDGGYEQISAALVLGTTYTDNTVHNGLQYYYNVKAVTPAGLKSQASAPAMAIPHYTIGWANLQWPPEMTHVISFSDRTDTVYGQAWIDGATGQPGPTPSLMAEVGYGPVGSDPATGWSWFPMTFNVDAGSNDEFMGDMLPHPIGDYAYAVRYTTTNGRDWLYADRDGTGNGYDPNQAGLLHVISSGDTTPPAAPLNLHEVSRSAAEIIIAWDASPDPDTAAYGVYREMLTADAPTSAVLIAYVLAPTTEYTDTDVATGHTYRYTVTAIDTSFNESGFSNSVDITAEQRTVQITWNLTLPAFTPPTDTIYIAGDTSSVFGTQWNPGYLPLTRVDDTHWTITRPGLEGMHLQYKFTRGSWDTVERWGTLVGVANRQMDVVFSQGGVQTVNLVDLENWRDLLVVETGHTSARPNSPDFFTSVWARMNRPVSPATVAADTITVMTTGGQLIPGATAYDDATTTFTFTPVQPFGPGTFVVTVNPGNLRGSENDNVGMMAPYVWTIAEQPTAVRLSGLTATGITPWLWAASALLAVLLLIAVTGARRRARLE, encoded by the coding sequence ATGAAAGCATTTCGTTTCGTCTCTCTGCTTGTAGTCCTCACCATGCTCCTGGGCCTGGCGCCCGTCGGCTCTGCCTCGGTGGCGCCTGCGGCCACGCCCAACCTGCTGGTGACATTTCCCGGCGGCTACGTCAGCGCGGCCGGCCTCGGCAACGACTGGGATCCCAGTAACACCAACACGCAGGCCAGCGATGGCAATAGCGACCAGGTCTGGAAGTTCACCACCAACGCCATCCCGGCCGGCTCCTATGAGTTCAAGGCCACGGTAGGCGGCACCTGGGATGAGAACTACGGCCTGAACGGCGTACCCGGCGGTCCGAACGTCCCCTTCACCACCGTGGGCGGGGAGACCGTTCATTTCTACTATGACCGCCGCGATGGCAACATGGTGGCCAGCCGTCCCAACTACCGCATCCCCGTGCTCGTCGGCAGCCTGATGGGCGTGCTTGGCGGACAGGACTGGGCGCCAGACAACCTCGTCGGCTGGCTGAAAGACCGCGACAGCGACGGTTGGTTCGAGACGTCGTTCGACATACCGGCCGGCAGCTACGAATACAAGGTGGCGCTCAATGAGTCGTGGGATGAGAACTACGGCGCAGGCGGTGTCCCCGGCGGTCCGAACATTGGCCTGGTGGTGCCGGGAGCTGAAGGCACGCGCACGGTCGTCACCTTTGGCTACAACGACACCACGCACCAGATTCGGGACAGCATCAACAACCCGCCCGCTCCCCAGGTGGGCGATGACAACATCTGGTGGGACGGCCTGGGTCACGACAGCCGCAGCGGCCTCTACCGCGACCCCTTTGGCGCGGTGACGAAGAACAGCAATGTGACGCTGCGCTTCCGCACCTACGCCAACGACGTGCAGCGCGTCAAGGCGCGTGTGTGGGACAGCGCGCAGCAGGGCCAGACCGTCTACAACATGGCCAAAGTAGCCACGGACCCGGATGCCAACCTTTTCGGCTACGAATACTGGGAAACGACCCTCAATGTCGGCGCGAATTTGAGCATCCTCTACTACCGCTTCATCATCGAAGATGGGACGGCGGTGGTCTATTATGAGGATGACGCCGCGCGCGATGGCGGTTGGGGCCAGCCCTACAACAGTTCGCCGGACGTCTCGTGGAACATCTACGTCTACGAGCCAGGCTTCGACACACCGGCCTGGGCCAGGAATGCGATCATCTACCAGGTTTTTCCCGATCGCTTCCGCAATGGCGACGCCAGCAACGACCCAACGGCCGTGGATTGGTTCTATCCGCAGGAGCGCGGTCATCGTTTCCCGATCACGCCCTGGAACACCATCGTGCCGGACCCTGAGCCTAATGACCCAACGGCCAACCCCGACTGGTACGGCACCTACAGCAGCACCTCCTATGGCGGCGACCTGCAGGGCCTGATCAGCAAGCTGGGCTATCTGCAAAACCTGGGCGTGACGACCGTCTATCTCAATCCTATCTTCGATTCACCATCCAACCACAAGTACGACGGCCGCAGCTACCTGCGTATTGATCCGACGATGGGCGTGCTGGGCGATGACACGGCCACCCTGGCCCTCTTCGAGCAGTTGACGACGCAGGCGCACAACCGTGACATGTATATCGTGCTCGACGGCGTGCCCAACCATGTCTCTTCGGACAGCCCCTTCTTTGATCGTTTTGGCCGCCACCCTGAAGTGGGCGCCTGTGAAGATCTCAACAGCCCCTATCGCACCTGGTTCTTCTTCCAGCCCGCCAACCCGCCTGGCAGCGGCGTCTGCGCGGGTGACACCAACTACACCGGTTGGTTTGGCGTGCAGACCCTGCCGCAGATCAACACCGCACACCCCGATGTGTTGAACTACTGGTTTGGCCCCAACGGCGTCGCCACCTACTGGCTCGCCCGCGGCGCGGACGGTTGGCGCATTGACGTGGTGCCCGACATCGTCGGCGTCAACCCGACGTTCTTCGAGACCTTCCGCACGGTCGTCAAGACCAGCTACCCCGACGCGATGCTCTTCTCCGAAACCTGGGGCGAAGATGACGCCAAGTTCCGCCTGCTGGGTGATGAGTTCGACTCCACCATGAATTATCGCTTCCGCAAGGCCATGCTCGGCTTCATGCGCGACACGGTCTGGAGCGATAACGACAACAACGGCGACAACACGATCAACCCGCTGTCGCCCACGCAGTTCGACAACATGATGCGCACCATCCAGGAAGACTACCCCGCGCCCGCCTTCGAGTCGGCCATGAACCTGTTGGGCAGTCATGACACCAACCGGCCGGTGCGCGTGCTCGACCATGACGGCATCGCGGGCGGTCAGCCCGTCAACGGCTTCCAGGACGGCCGCGAGCGCCTGGCCCTGTTGGCCGTGGTGCAGATGACGGTACCGGGCGCGCCGACGATCTACTACGGCGATGAAGTCGGCCTGGCCGGCTACGGCAGCGACATCCCGCGCGATGACCCGTACAACCGCCAACCCTACCCGTGGTCCGATGAGGCCGGCTATGGCACACTGCCCGCCTGGCGTCAGGCGGACACCGACCTGCTGCAGCACTATCGCACGCTGACCAGCCTGCGTAACAGTAAGAGTTTCCTGCGCACCGGTTCGTGGAACACCCTCGAGACCGACGACGCCAACAAGGTGTTGGTCTATGGCCGCCGCGACAACACCGGCGTGGCTGTGATTGCCATCAACCGCGACACCGTGGCCCATGATGTCACCCTCGATGTGGACGGTTACGTGCCCGAAGGCGCCGTGCTGGACGACGGCCTGGAGCCGGGTACCAGCCTGACCGTCGGCGCAGCTCGCACGATGACCTTCAACGTGAGCGGCATGGGCGCACGCGTCTGGGTCAGCCGGCCTGGCCTGGACATGACGCGACCCTCCGCACCCACCGGCCTGACCGCCAGCGAAGGCTCCGGCAGCGTGATCCTGAACTGGGACGCGCCCGCCGATGCCGTTGTAGCCGGCTATCATGTCTATCGCAGCGTGGTGGACGGCGGCTATGAGCAGATCAGCGCGGCGCTGGTGCTGGGCACCACCTACACCGATAACACCGTACACAACGGCCTGCAATACTACTACAACGTCAAGGCGGTAACGCCGGCGGGCCTCAAGAGCCAGGCCTCGGCGCCGGCCATGGCCATTCCGCACTACACCATTGGCTGGGCCAACCTGCAATGGCCGCCGGAGATGACGCACGTCATCAGCTTCAGCGATCGCACCGACACCGTTTACGGTCAGGCGTGGATTGATGGCGCTACCGGGCAGCCCGGCCCCACCCCAAGCCTGATGGCCGAAGTCGGCTACGGGCCGGTGGGATCGGACCCCGCCACGGGTTGGAGTTGGTTCCCGATGACCTTCAACGTGGATGCGGGTAGCAACGATGAGTTCATGGGCGACATGCTGCCGCACCCCATCGGCGACTACGCCTACGCGGTGCGCTACACCACGACCAACGGCCGTGACTGGCTGTACGCTGATCGCGACGGCACCGGTAACGGTTACGATCCAAACCAGGCCGGCCTGCTGCATGTCATCAGCTCCGGCGACACGACCCCGCCCGCGGCGCCGTTGAACCTGCACGAGGTCTCGCGCTCCGCGGCCGAGATCATCATTGCCTGGGATGCCTCGCCTGATCCTGACACTGCTGCCTATGGCGTCTACCGCGAAATGCTGACCGCGGATGCGCCGACCAGCGCGGTGTTGATTGCCTATGTGCTGGCGCCCACCACCGAATACACCGACACCGATGTCGCGACTGGTCATACTTATCGCTACACGGTGACGGCCATTGACACCAGCTTCAACGAGTCGGGCTTTTCGAATAGCGTGGACATCACCGCGGAACAGCGCACGGTGCAGATCACCTGGAACCTGACCCTTCCGGCCTTCACCCCGCCGACCGATACGATCTACATCGCCGGCGATACGTCCAGCGTCTTTGGCACGCAATGGAACCCTGGTTACCTGCCTTTGACGCGCGTGGATGACACGCACTGGACCATCACACGGCCCGGTTTGGAAGGGATGCACCTGCAGTACAAGTTCACGCGTGGCTCTTGGGACACTGTGGAACGTTGGGGCACCCTGGTTGGCGTTGCCAATCGCCAAATGGACGTGGTCTTCAGCCAGGGCGGCGTGCAGACGGTCAACCTGGTTGACCTGGAGAATTGGCGCGACCTACTGGTGGTGGAGACCGGACACACGAGCGCACGGCCCAACAGCCCCGACTTCTTCACGTCGGTGTGGGCGCGCATGAACCGGCCGGTCAGCCCGGCCACCGTGGCCGCGGACACCATCACCGTCATGACAACCGGCGGTCAGTTGATTCCGGGCGCCACGGCCTACGATGACGCCACCACCACCTTCACGTTCACGCCGGTGCAGCCGTTCGGCCCTGGCACCTTCGTCGTCACGGTCAACCCCGGCAACCTGCGCGGCTCGGAGAACGACAACGTGGGCATGATGGCGCCTTACGTGTGGACCATCGCCGAACAGCCGACGGCCGTGCGCCTGAGCGGCCTGACCGCGACGGGCATCACCCCGTGGCTGTGGGCCGCGTCCGCCCTGCTGGCGGTCCTCCTGTTGATCGCCGTGACCGGCGCCCGCCGCCGCGCCCGCCTTGAGTAA
- a CDS encoding Glu/Leu/Phe/Val dehydrogenase, whose amino-acid sequence MNGHPRRSAYEVALAQFDEATSKMPHLSPNTIKFMRVSKRELIVNFPVEMDDGRIEMYTGYRVHHSTVRGPTKGGIRYHPDLTLDETRALAMWMTWKCALMNLPFGGAKGGVIVDPRKLSQRELRRLTRRYATEISIMMGPEGDIPAPDVGTNPQVMAWIMDTYSMHRGYSVPAVVTGKPIQIGGSQGRFDATGMGVMFMAREALKHLRISAEGATAVVQGFGNVGAIAARYMQMLGAKVIAVSDVNGGIHNPKGLDIPSLQQHVRETGSVLDFGGADTVSNTELLELPCTVLIPAALEGQITEDNADKIRCKVLAEGANGPTTPGADKILMGNGTFIVPDILCNAGGVTVSYFEWVQSLQAFFWSEADVKRQLERLMVDSFNSVLNESREKSLPTRMAAYTLAINRVADALELRGVYP is encoded by the coding sequence ATGAATGGACATCCCCGGCGCAGTGCCTACGAGGTGGCTCTCGCCCAGTTCGACGAAGCAACAAGCAAAATGCCTCATCTCTCGCCCAATACGATCAAGTTCATGCGGGTATCCAAACGTGAACTGATCGTCAATTTCCCGGTTGAAATGGACGACGGTCGTATCGAAATGTACACCGGCTACCGGGTACACCACAGTACCGTGCGCGGCCCCACCAAGGGCGGCATTCGCTATCACCCCGATCTTACCCTGGACGAGACACGCGCCCTGGCCATGTGGATGACCTGGAAGTGCGCGCTGATGAACCTACCCTTTGGCGGCGCCAAGGGCGGCGTCATCGTGGATCCGCGCAAGCTGTCACAGCGGGAACTGCGCCGGTTGACCCGCCGCTATGCCACTGAAATCTCGATCATGATGGGGCCTGAGGGCGACATTCCGGCGCCCGATGTCGGCACCAACCCCCAGGTGATGGCCTGGATCATGGATACCTACTCGATGCACCGCGGCTACTCGGTGCCGGCGGTGGTCACCGGCAAGCCAATCCAGATTGGCGGCTCGCAAGGCCGCTTCGATGCCACCGGCATGGGCGTCATGTTCATGGCGCGCGAGGCGCTCAAGCACCTGCGCATCTCAGCCGAAGGCGCGACGGCGGTCGTGCAGGGGTTTGGCAACGTGGGCGCGATTGCGGCCCGCTACATGCAGATGCTGGGCGCCAAGGTCATTGCGGTCAGCGATGTCAACGGCGGCATTCACAATCCCAAAGGACTGGACATTCCTTCGTTGCAGCAGCATGTGCGTGAAACCGGCAGCGTGCTGGACTTTGGCGGCGCAGACACGGTGAGCAATACGGAGCTGCTCGAACTGCCCTGCACGGTGCTGATTCCGGCGGCGCTGGAAGGTCAAATCACCGAAGACAATGCAGACAAGATCCGCTGCAAGGTGTTGGCCGAAGGCGCCAACGGCCCCACGACGCCCGGCGCCGACAAGATTCTCATGGGAAACGGCACTTTCATTGTGCCCGACATTCTGTGCAATGCCGGCGGCGTGACTGTTTCCTATTTCGAGTGGGTGCAGAGTCTGCAGGCGTTCTTCTGGAGCGAGGCCGATGTCAAGCGTCAATTGGAGCGGCTGATGGTGGATTCGTTCAATTCGGTGCTCAACGAATCGCGCGAGAAGAGTCTGCCCACCCGCATGGCCGCTTATACCCTGGCCATCAACCGCGTCGCGGATGCCTTGGAGCTGCGCGGGGTGTATCCGTAG
- a CDS encoding S9 family peptidase — MIRQFSLHKTIATLLHQTTTALAVLLLLVLPSLAQAADPAAVRASAQETVATELPPPLAARSPLMIEVMRARRYPGSDILIEQTLAPGSNYNRYIAAYRSEGLKIYALLTVPRGTRPADGWPVIVFNHGYIPPEEYRTTERYVAYVDYFARAGYIVFRPDYRGHGSSEGAATGGYGSPDYTVDVLNAVSSLKRYPGVDAERIGMWGHSMGGHITLRAMVTTGDIRAGVIWAGVVASYDDLMNNWRRPVPVTVPQRARRWRQDLIERFGTPQQNAAFWDSISPISYVADSSGPIQLHHGTEDESVPLEFSASLYAALQKAGVPTAFYQYQGDNHNISANFRVAMQRSLAFFDQYVKNYQPLPADLLRTPRE, encoded by the coding sequence ATGATCAGACAATTTAGTTTACATAAAACAATAGCGACCCTCTTACATCAAACAACAACGGCCCTCGCCGTGCTTCTGCTCCTGGTGCTGCCGTCATTGGCCCAGGCTGCCGACCCCGCAGCCGTCAGGGCCAGTGCGCAAGAGACGGTTGCAACAGAGCTGCCGCCTCCGCTGGCGGCTCGCAGCCCGCTGATGATCGAAGTGATGCGCGCGCGTCGGTATCCCGGCAGCGACATCCTCATCGAGCAGACCCTGGCGCCTGGCAGCAACTACAACCGTTACATCGCCGCGTATCGCTCGGAAGGGCTGAAAATCTACGCGCTGCTGACCGTTCCGCGCGGCACACGGCCGGCCGACGGCTGGCCGGTGATCGTCTTCAACCACGGCTACATTCCCCCGGAAGAGTATCGCACCACCGAACGCTATGTGGCCTACGTAGACTACTTCGCCCGCGCCGGCTACATCGTTTTTCGACCTGACTACCGCGGGCATGGCAGCTCCGAAGGCGCCGCCACCGGCGGCTACGGCTCGCCCGACTACACGGTGGATGTGCTCAACGCGGTCAGCTCGCTCAAACGTTACCCTGGCGTTGATGCCGAGCGCATCGGCATGTGGGGCCATTCGATGGGTGGACACATCACCCTGCGCGCCATGGTGACGACGGGCGACATTCGCGCCGGCGTCATCTGGGCCGGCGTGGTGGCGTCGTACGATGACCTGATGAACAACTGGCGGCGGCCGGTGCCGGTCACGGTGCCTCAGCGCGCGCGGCGTTGGCGCCAGGACCTGATCGAACGCTTTGGCACGCCGCAACAGAACGCCGCGTTCTGGGATTCGATTTCACCCATCAGCTACGTGGCCGACTCTTCCGGCCCCATTCAGTTGCACCACGGCACCGAGGACGAATCGGTGCCGCTGGAATTTTCCGCCAGCCTCTACGCCGCGCTGCAAAAGGCCGGGGTGCCAACCGCCTTCTATCAGTACCAGGGCGACAATCACAACATCTCCGCCAATTTCCGTGTGGCGATGCAGCGCTCGCTCGCCTTCTTCGATCAGTATGTCAAAAACTACCAACCCTTGCCGGCGGATCTGCTGCGTACACCGCGCGAGTAG
- a CDS encoding ATP-dependent DNA helicase RecQ — protein sequence MNAPSAAPRLPALERLAVRLARWLDASGEAPAVTRYLGWAMRRLGVRSLREGQLEVILAALRRESVLMVSPTGSGKTLCFQVPTLLTPGMAYVISPLRALMSEQAADLARRQIAATFINSDLTSAEKRQRYQALHDQQIKFFFATPERFDASVVGDREASQALAGRPAFLVVDEAHCIDRWGRDFRPAYSRLDDVRRRLGAPPVLAFTATAGVKAQRRILASLGVPQARVVVTGVDRPNISLLRLPLEADEDRLRLAASLLRQMPGGRAMIFVPTIKVGQLVQAGLQAVGLDLPFYHARMGSGEERAHLLARFMGREQPAAPAVICTNAFGLGLDLPDVRLVIHWQHPASVEDYVQEFGRAGRDGKPTVAVLFTRPREIGLLRFMAEKTVEQAGLDEQAAGEALQIKLEAIEDLRALVSQRQRCFRQGLLAYFRPDAALPAAPVSAARRVLAWVFEEPRRITPTRVCCDACNRVTPANAVAWAARAMQ from the coding sequence ATGAACGCGCCGTCTGCCGCGCCGCGGCTGCCTGCGCTGGAACGCCTGGCGGTGCGCCTGGCCCGTTGGTTGGACGCCAGCGGCGAGGCGCCGGCTGTGACGCGTTACCTGGGCTGGGCCATGCGCCGCCTGGGGGTGCGCTCCTTGCGCGAAGGTCAGCTCGAAGTCATCCTGGCCGCGCTGCGCCGCGAGTCGGTGCTGATGGTCAGCCCCACCGGTTCTGGCAAAACCCTCTGCTTCCAGGTCCCCACGTTGCTCACGCCCGGCATGGCCTACGTCATCTCGCCCCTGCGCGCCCTCATGAGCGAACAGGCCGCGGACCTGGCGCGGCGCCAGATCGCGGCGACCTTCATCAACAGCGACCTGACGTCGGCCGAGAAGCGCCAGCGCTACCAGGCCCTGCACGATCAGCAGATCAAGTTCTTCTTCGCCACCCCGGAGCGCTTCGATGCCAGCGTGGTGGGCGACCGTGAGGCGTCCCAGGCGCTGGCCGGTCGCCCCGCGTTCCTGGTGGTGGACGAGGCACACTGCATTGACCGCTGGGGTCGCGATTTTCGGCCCGCGTACAGCCGCCTGGACGACGTGCGCCGGCGCCTGGGCGCGCCGCCCGTGCTGGCCTTCACCGCCACGGCCGGGGTCAAAGCCCAGCGGCGCATCCTCGCCTCGCTGGGTGTGCCCCAGGCCCGCGTCGTGGTGACGGGCGTGGATCGGCCCAACATCAGCCTGCTGCGCCTGCCGCTGGAGGCCGATGAGGACCGCCTGCGCCTGGCCGCCAGCCTGCTGCGCCAGATGCCGGGCGGCCGGGCGATGATTTTTGTGCCGACGATCAAGGTGGGGCAACTCGTACAGGCTGGTTTGCAGGCGGTGGGCCTCGATCTGCCGTTCTACCATGCGCGCATGGGCAGCGGGGAGGAACGTGCGCACCTGCTGGCGCGCTTCATGGGGCGTGAGCAGCCCGCGGCGCCGGCCGTCATCTGCACCAACGCCTTCGGCCTGGGGTTGGATCTGCCCGATGTGCGCCTGGTCATCCATTGGCAGCATCCGGCCTCGGTTGAGGATTACGTGCAGGAATTTGGCCGCGCCGGCCGCGACGGCAAACCGACCGTGGCCGTGCTCTTCACGCGGCCGCGGGAGATCGGTCTGCTGCGCTTCATGGCGGAGAAAACCGTGGAGCAGGCTGGGTTGGACGAACAGGCGGCCGGCGAGGCGCTGCAGATCAAGCTGGAAGCCATCGAGGATTTGCGTGCGCTGGTCAGTCAGCGCCAGCGCTGCTTTCGCCAGGGGCTGCTGGCCTACTTCCGGCCGGACGCTGCGCTGCCGGCCGCGCCGGTCTCCGCGGCGCGGCGCGTGCTGGCCTGGGTCTTCGAAGAACCGCGGCGCATCACGCCCACCCGCGTCTGCTGCGACGCCTGCAATCGCGTCACCCCGGCCAATGCAGTCGCCTGGGCCGCCCGCGCCATGCAGTGA
- a CDS encoding NADH-quinone oxidoreductase subunit C, producing the protein MTDFARLQSVLTAAFAERVIALHIRRGNELHCQIERGAAPSLAQLLRADFQTELALMVANDRSADLDKLEVHYLFVNDRHNWFLHATEQLPLDDLTIPSMATFYYPTSRFEREIKDLFGIEAVGQPDRRPLVRHGFWPESYHPLRKDATPPADFHDDGAGFPFLPVGGEGVYEIPVGPVHAGIIEPGHFRFSVVGETVIDLKIRLYFTHKGTEKLFEGRTPAQGVELAERISGDTTIGHSLAYCQAVETLAGCEAPPRARYLRVVLLEMERLYNHVADFGAICNDTGFAFAHSQCFRIRERLLRLNKRLTGNRLLRGGIVPGGVGHDLPADLNLAAELAAVLADFNEVVAISLDNSMVRDRLDGAGRLTQATAADHGVLGYVARASNLDIDVRRDHPFAAYGELSFAAPVYTAGDVHARTMARVEEVAAAVRLIQQALTALPPGPLTAPLGALPAWEPAFGLVEGWRGAILHWVMADAGGKLYRVKVKDPSFVNWPALSFALLNNIVPDFPLCNKSFNQSYSGNDL; encoded by the coding sequence ATGACTGATTTTGCTCGTCTTCAATCTGTTCTGACCGCGGCGTTCGCTGAGCGGGTCATCGCCCTGCACATCCGGCGGGGCAATGAACTCCACTGTCAGATCGAGCGCGGCGCGGCCCCGTCCCTGGCCCAACTGCTGCGCGCCGATTTTCAGACCGAACTGGCGCTGATGGTTGCCAACGACCGCAGCGCCGACCTGGACAAGCTGGAAGTACATTACCTGTTTGTCAACGACCGTCACAACTGGTTCTTGCACGCCACCGAGCAGCTGCCGCTTGACGACCTCACGATTCCCTCCATGGCCACGTTCTATTATCCGACCTCGCGTTTCGAGCGCGAGATCAAAGACCTCTTCGGCATCGAGGCGGTCGGTCAACCGGACCGCCGGCCCCTGGTGCGGCACGGATTTTGGCCGGAGAGCTATCACCCCCTGCGCAAGGACGCGACGCCGCCGGCCGACTTTCACGATGATGGCGCCGGCTTTCCCTTCCTGCCGGTGGGCGGCGAAGGGGTCTACGAGATTCCGGTGGGGCCTGTGCATGCCGGCATCATCGAACCGGGCCATTTTCGCTTCAGCGTGGTGGGCGAAACGGTGATTGACCTGAAGATCCGCCTCTATTTCACGCACAAGGGTACGGAAAAGCTCTTCGAGGGTCGCACACCCGCGCAGGGCGTGGAACTGGCCGAGCGCATCTCCGGCGACACGACCATCGGCCACTCGCTGGCCTATTGTCAGGCCGTGGAGACGCTGGCTGGCTGTGAGGCGCCGCCGCGCGCGCGTTACCTGCGTGTGGTCCTGCTGGAAATGGAGCGGCTCTACAACCATGTGGCCGATTTCGGGGCCATCTGTAACGACACCGGCTTCGCCTTTGCCCATTCGCAGTGCTTCCGCATCCGCGAGCGGCTGCTGCGGCTCAACAAGCGGCTGACCGGCAACCGCCTGCTGCGCGGCGGCATCGTGCCCGGCGGCGTCGGCCACGACCTGCCCGCCGATCTGAATCTGGCGGCCGAACTGGCTGCTGTCCTGGCCGATTTCAACGAGGTGGTTGCCATCAGCCTGGACAATTCGATGGTGCGCGACCGGCTGGACGGCGCCGGGCGTCTGACCCAGGCCACCGCCGCGGACCACGGCGTCCTGGGCTATGTCGCACGCGCCTCCAACCTGGACATAGACGTGCGCCGCGACCATCCGTTTGCCGCCTACGGTGAACTCAGCTTCGCGGCGCCGGTCTATACTGCGGGGGATGTGCATGCGCGCACGATGGCGCGCGTGGAAGAGGTGGCCGCGGCCGTACGGCTCATCCAGCAGGCGCTGACCGCGCTCCCGCCCGGGCCGCTGACCGCGCCGCTCGGCGCGCTGCCCGCGTGGGAGCCGGCCTTCGGCCTGGTGGAGGGGTGGCGCGGCGCCATTCTGCATTGGGTCATGGCCGACGCCGGCGGCAAGCTCTACCGCGTCAAAGTCAAGGACCCCTCCTTCGTCAACTGGCCCGCGCTCTCCTTTGCCCTGCTCAACAACATCGTGCCCGACTTCCCCCTCTGCAACAAATCGTTCAACCAGTCCTATTCAGGCAACGACCTGTAA